The Thermotoga sp. Ku-13t genomic sequence AAGATCGAAAAGTATCGTTGAGATCCTTTCTGTGGTCATCATCGTGTTGCTGTGGCAACTCGTTCCTGTGCCCACGTACCTTCTGCCGAAACCATCGCAGATTCTCTCCGAGCTCATCAGAGGTAAAGATATCATTCTGAGGCATACCTTCGTCACGCTTTATGAAGCACTACTTGGTTATGTACTCGCATTGATTCTGGGTGTTGCGATCGCATCGGTCATGTTCCTTCTCAGGAGCGTTGCTAGGGCCCTTCTTCCCATCATCGTGTTCACCCAGACTATTCCCATCACGGTGGTCGCGCCGATCGTGGCCATCTGGTTCGGTTTCGGAGTCGCTACCAAGGTTGGAACGGTGGCATTCCTGTGCTTCTTCCCCATCGTGGTAAACACCTACGAGGGCTTCAGAACTGTGGACAGAGAGAAGCTTGAATTTCTCAAAGCGCACGGTGCGAAATGGTATCACAAACTCAGATATCTGTATCTACCCCACACGGTGCCCTACACGCTCGCAGGTATGAAGGTCGCCATCACTTACTCTCTGACCGCCGCGGTCATCGCCGAGTGGATGGGTGCCCAGGCTGGGCTCGGCATCTACATCATAAGGGCGCTGAATTCGTTCAGAGTGGACAGAGTCTTCACCGCAGTCTTCATCATCATCGTGTTCACACTCGCACTGTTCTACACGCTTCAGTTCCTTCAGAGAAAACTCTTCCCGTGGGCTGTGAAGCTTGAAGGAGGTGGCTGAGGTGAAAAGGTTTTCACTTGCTTTACTGCTCATGTGCACGCTCGCCTTTGCTCAACAGATCGTCGTCGTTCTGGACTGGTATCCCAACACCAACCACACAGGTCTCTACGTGGCGCTCGAGAAAGGCTTCTTTGCGGAGGAAGGATTGAACGTATCCATAGTTGAACCTGCGAAGATGAGTGCCGAACAGATGGTGGCGAGCGGTAACGCGCACTTCGGCGTGAGCTTTCAGGAGTTCGTCACCTACGCCCGTGCCGAGGGCCTTCCTGTGGTCTCCATCGCTGCGGTGATCCAGCACAACACGAGTGGCTTTGCCTGGCTCAAAGCTTCAGGCATCTCTTCACCCAGAGATTGGGAAGGAAAGACGTACGGTGCGTGGGGTACGGAGATCGAGGAAGTCATACTGAAGACGATCGCCAGAAAGTACGGTATCGACTGGTCGAAGATCAAGGTGCAGACTGTGGGACAGCTCGACTTCGTGACGGGTTTGAGGCAGAAAGTCTTCGACTTTCAGTGGGTCTTCTACGGCTGGGAAGTGATAGCGGCAAAACTCGTAGGATTGGATGTGGAATTTTTGGCTCTGAAAGACATAGACGAAGTTTTCGATTACTACACACCTGTCCTCATCACCAGCGAGAAGTTGGTTCAGCAATCACCGGAGCTGGTGAGGAAATTCTTAAGAGCAGTGAGCAGGGGTTACGTTTTTGCGAAAAACAATCCCGAAGAGTCCGCGAGAATACTGCTCAAATACGCACCCGAGCTGGATGAGAAACTGGTCATCGAGTCTCAGAAATATCTGTCTACGAAGTACTGGGAAGATTCACCGAAGTGGGGCTGGCAGGATGAAAGAGTGTGGAGGAGGTTCTACGAGTGGATGAGAGAAAACAACCTGGTGTCAGAGATTCAGATAGAAAAAGCGTTCACGAACGAATTTTTGCCCTGAAAGTGAAAGATCTCAGAGTATCGTACGATGAACTCATGGTCATAGACGGTGTGGACCTGCAGGTCGAGTACGGCGAAACCGTGGCCGTACTCGGCCCTTCTGGATGTGGTAAGACCACCCTGTTGAAGGCCCTCCTGAATCTCGTACCTTACAGTGGTGAGGTGGTTCTGAACGTAGACAGGGCTGGTTACATGCCCCAGCGCGACACGTTGTTCGAATGGATGAACTGCCTCGATAACGTTGCCCTGCCACTTTTTCTGAACGGTACGAACAGGCAACAGGCCAGAAGAATGGCGATGGAGTATCTGAAAAAAGTCCAACTCGAAGAGTGGGCTTCTAGATGGGTTCATGAACTTTCAGGTGGCATGAGGCAGAGAGTTTCACTCGCGCGGGCACTGGTCACGGGGGCGAAGTTCCTGCTGATGGACGAACCTTTCAGCTCCGTCGATGCCCAGACGCGGAGGAGTCTACAGCTGCTTTTTTCCGACCTGGTGGTTAAAGAGGGTATCACCGTGCTGCTGGTGACGCACAGTGTGGAAGAAGCCGTCTTTCTCGCAGACAGAATCGTGTTGCTCTCTCAAAGGCCCGCGAAGGTCAGGAAAATATTCAATGTGGAACTGAAAAAACCGAGGACCATAGAGGTCCTCGCCGAACCTCTCTATCAGGAGTTAGTCTCACTCATCTACCAGGAGATATTCTCAAGCCCGGTTCGATCTCCCCAAAAACAGCTCTAAAAGCATCGGGACGACGAACAGGGTGAAGAGTGTCGTCACACTCAGACCGAACACGATCGTCCACGCGATGGGCGATTCGAGTTCCGATCCTTCGGCTTTGCTCAGGGCGGTTGGTATCAGTGCGAGGATTGTGGTGAGACTGGTCATCAAGATTGGCCTCAGCCTGAGCGAAGCCGATTCCGTCAGAATGGATCTGAACGATTCTTCCCTGGAACTTCTCATTCTCTGGAGTACGAAGCTCGCCATGACGATCGCGTTGTTCACGACAGTGCCAACGAGCGTCAGGGTCCCAACGAGCACAGGTAAGTTCAGTTCGTAATTGAAGACGAGCATCACGAGAGCCAGCGCAATCAGAACCACTGGGATGGATGTGAATATGACCAGAGGAACTATGAGGGATTCAAACTGTGCCGATAGGAGCATGTAGACGAGTATCGCGGCGACCACGATGATCGTTCTAAACTCTGAGAAAAGCGTGTCCATTGAATTTTTCTGCCCTGAAAGCTCGTGATCGACTTTCAATCCCAGTTCACTCACAGTTTCTTCCACGATCTTCGCCAGCTTCGAAACGGGCAAATCTGTCTTCGTCACGTCGACGTAGACCACACGTTCGCCGTCCAGGTGTGAGATGGACATCAAAGTCTCTCTCTTTCCAACGTTCGCAACCAGCTCAAGCGGCACGTGCTGGCCTCCGGTGCTTTTGAACGTTACGTTCTCTAAGTCCTGAATTGTTCTGATCTGCGATGTTGTAACGTAAACTGGCAGGTTACCTTCTTGAGTCGAAACGACGCCGATGGCCTGTCCCGCGGTGCGCCTCTGAAACTCCATCAGTATCTGGCCCGGCAGTAAGCCGGAAAAGATCGATCTGTTTCTGTCTATCTGCACCAGCATCGTTTCCAAGGTGGCTTTACCACGGATTGCAACCTGCCCAGCATTTTTCTGTTTCAGCGCCTCGCTCAGTCTCTCAGCTTCGTTCAGCAAATCGTTGATGTCTTTCCCTTTGAGCACGACGGTCAAAGGATATCCAAACAGCTCAGACATGAAGTCGGACTCACCAACGCTCAGAGTTGCATCTTCAAGTTCCAGCTTCGAAAGTTCTTCCAGCAGCAACTGCTTGTTCTTCACGTATTCAGACCTTTTGCCTCTGAACCAGACATACAGTGTGGCCCTGTCCTCGCTCGATCCTCCAACGATCTGTGACAGCTCGCTCGTCACACCGACTTCGCAATAGACGCTCTCGATCCCGAATTTCTCCTTGCTGTCCAGAATGAACTTCTCCAGTCTGGAAGCAAGCTGAGATGTTCTCTCATAACCGGCCTGTTCTCTCATCTTCATCGTGATCGTGAGTGTGTTTGATTCGAACCTGGGGGTGAAACTTCTGGGTCTGTTCAACACAATGAAGACGCTGATAAACAGCAGTAGAAGGACAATCGCGAGTACGAAATACTTTTTATCGAGCAGTTTTTCCAGAGCCTTTCTGTAGCTATCTCTGAACCTTTCATAAACTCCGATCCTTTTCGACATTATCCATCTGGAACCTGCGGGTACGAGTACGCCAGCCACAACAAGCGAGGCTCCGAGCGAAAGAGAAAGCGTGGCGGCGAAATACTTGAACATCGTGGCAGCGAAGCTCTCTGTGAACAGCAGCGGTATGAAGACTATGACTGTCGTTGCAGTTGAAGCGAAGATCGCACCGAAAACTTCCCTCGTTCCCACCGCGGCAGCATCCAGATAGTCAAGCCCTTCACTTTTGTGCCTGAAGATGTTTTCAAACACCACGATCGCGTTGTCAACGAGCATGCCCACCGCCATCGTGAGGCCACCGAGCGTCAAGAGATCGAAGTTCAATTTGAAGAAGTACATGAGCACGATCGCAACGACAAGTGAGACGGGAATACTGAAAGAAACTATCATCGTGCTGAAGAAGTTCGGTACGAACAGCGCGACCACGAGTGATGCGCACAGCAGTCCTAAAAGAAGATTCTTCAGCAGGTTGTCCACAGCCCTCTGCGTGTAGAGAGACTGATCGATCAAGGGTGTGTAGCTGATACCGAGTTCCTTCAGAAGTTTCTTGACCTGTCTCACACTCTCCACGGTGTTCGCACCGGATCTTTTCCTGATCGCCACAACGTTCGCCGCACGCCCGTTGACCCTGACCAGTCCCCTGACCTCTTCCTCAACGATCTCGATCGAAGCAACCTGCCCCAGTCTGATCGGCACCAGAAGCTTTGGAAGCTGGCCGTTCATGAGGCCCTGGTAGGTGAGTCCCCTGAATCCAACCACCGCGTTCTTCAATTCGTCCAGATTCTTGAAACGCGCGTCCACCGTGATGGGATAAACATTACCGTTCTCGTCCTTCACCTGACCCATGGGATAGATCGCGTTGCCTGAAAGGAACATCTCCATGAGCGAGAGATCCAGGCCAAACTGTTCCACTTTCTCTGGATCGAGTTTCACGACAACACGTTTGTTCGGCCTGCCGAGAACTTCGACCCCCGCCACGTCTGGCAATCTTTTTATCCGATCGATGAAACTGTCAACGTCTTGTTCCGTTGAGAACACGAACACGGGAATCAGCGAAGGATCAAACTCCACAACGGAAGGCTTCACCTGCTCTGGAAGGTTCGCCTGCGCGAGGCTCAGATACCTTTCGAGCCGGGACGAAGCAGAAAGTACGTCCACACCCCAATCGTACTCTATGAGAATGAAGGACAGACCGGGTTGAGAAACGGAAGTGAACCTCTTCACACCGGGCACTGTGGCGATGATGCGTTCCAGTGGTTCGGTGACGAGCTGTTCGACTTCTTCGGTGCCTGCACCCATGTACGTGGCGAAAACGGCAGCGTAGGGATATTCGATGTTTGGAATCAGTTCGAGTTGAAGCTTTCGAAGGGCTATCACACCGAGAGAGGCGATGGCAACGAGGAGCATGAACACCGCGATGGGTCTTTTTGCAGCTTGCCTTGCTACGTTCATTTTTGATGTTCACCTCCGAACTCTATTTCAACCTCCCACCACACATCTCCACGATCATTCTCGCCCACAGCTCGTTCAGATCGATCAGCTTCACCCTTTCACTGCACGCAACCACAGGAAGCTCGGTGCATGCCAAAAGGACGTACCCATCCAGGTGTGGCTCAACCTCTTCGAGCCAGATCTGTTTTGCCTGTTGCAGCCTTCCAGCCTTCACAGAATAGATCACGTTCATCACAGAATCTTGCACAAAAGGATCTGGAATCTTCAAATCGAATCTTAGTTCTTTCGCTGCCTTCTGGTACACTTCGCTTGCGATCAGCCCTCTGGTCCCCGTGAGCCATGCGCTTTTGATTCCAGTCTCCATCAATTTTTCCAGCGCCAGCTTTGGAAGGTTCAGGATCGGGATGTCGACCTGCGCCTGGACTTTCTCCAGGAAAGCGTGCGCCGTGTTGCACACGAACAGTGCAAAGTCCGCACCGGCTTTCTGCAGCCTTCTGACCGAGTCGACCAGGTAAGGCGTGGGATCTTCCCCGTTGTGCAGCAGTGCGGTGGTTCTGTCCGGGACCTGGGTGTTGAAGTCGACGATCATGCGTATATGATCCTGATCCTTCTCCGCGTAGGTTGATTCGACGACTTTCTTCAAAAAATCAACCGTTGAGAGTGAGCCCATTCCGCCGACGATGCCTGCGACCTTTTTCATCTGTACACCCCCGGCGTACACACGCTCAGCGTTAGACCTTCGACCTCGAGCACGATCTCTGCGTAGTATGCGACGTGTCTGTTCGCAGGTGGTTCGACCGAAATCGAGTATACACCTTCTTCAGGCAGAACAGGAAATCTGAGCCAGAGGGATTTTCTGAAGTCGGTTGTGTCGGAAACGGCCCTGTGCAGATAGACCTGTCGGATCGCGGGATTCTGTTTCACAACGATCTTTCCATCCAAAATCTCGAAATTGACACTCGGAAGAGCGTTCTTCAGCGCGAGCTTGAAGAAAGAAGAAGCGTTGTCTATGACGTACGGAATGTTCTTTATACCGTGCGAATTGTTCGGCACGTACAGAATGTAATTCTGTCCGGGAAGGTCAAAAAAGTACAGCATGCTCGAATAGATGGTCCAGTACTCGTCGTTCGTGGCGTTCACGATGTACTTTGGCATTTTCAGCTGGTCCTTATAGCTGTAAGGATCGACCATCTTCAAAAGCTTCTGTCCGTTTTCCGTGTGGACGTACCGTGGCAGCCCTCTTTCGACGTACGGCGAGATGCTCTTGCTGTAATCACCGTACATCTTCAGTTGTTGTTCGAGTTGTTTGGCAAAGTTGAGGTTGTCAAACACGATGGGCGCTATGGCGAAGACCCTCTCGTCCACAACGGCTGTCAGCCAGGTGGTCCATCCCCGTTTCGACGCACCAGTCAGTAGGAATCTCTCAACGTTCAGCATTTCCTGAACCATGTCCATAGCGGCGACTGCCGATGTGGTCATGGGGAAAAGTAGAGGCCAGGTTGGATCGTCTGTTTCGATGTACTGAACGAAGGTGTGCGCTATGAGATTGTCTTCTCTGAGCCCGAAGATGGGCTGGTTCGGTACATCGCCCAGTACAACGAAGGGCGCGCCGAATTTTTCTGCTATCCAAAGATAGTCTTCAACTTCCTGAGCCTTGGTCGGGTCGAAGTCCCCGGTGATGTACAGCACGGCGACGTTTTCGAATTCGACCGTGGGAGGTATCACTATCAGGACATCGTGCTCCCATTCGAACTCGCGCCACGTTTGGCTCTTCAAAAGCACACGAACGATCTTGAAACCACTCTCTGTGGTTTTTTCTGACACAATACTGTAATCTACTTCCTTGTGTGTGCGAACATAATCGAACAATTCCTGGCACAGAGCGATCGATGTCAGTACCACGAGTAACAACACAAAGATTTTTTTCATACGATCACCCCGGCACGATTATACAACCGCCGTGGTTACAGAAAGCTTCAAAACAGTGTGAAGCAGGACGATCGAGAAAGATTTTCACATCTTGAAGGAAAACACCGTCGCCACGGCGGCGGGCAAAAATTGCTCGAAGCTTTGTTCCGTCGTGAGGTACGTCAGCGTGATCGCGACATCATCGAACACGGCGTGCGCCTGAAGCGCCTTGAGAACTGTTCCAGATTGAGCAAAGGTGAAGATCCTCCAGAAAAACTCGTTCCCCTCGACCAGATTCTGCCCGGAGGACAGCAATTGATACTCCTCCAGTTTTTCAAGAGTGTTTTTCTCCACAAATTCCGCATACTCGGCGACTTTCATTCTCCTTGGAAGTTTTTCCTGAACGATCTGGATGTATCCTGCTTTCTTATCCTGCAGCGCTATGAACGAACCGATCTCTCCTTCTTCGCTCTGTGCAGGTTCGAACGGTTGATGAACGTTCATTCTGTAGCCGTATTTCTCGCTTGTGTAGTTGAACCACACAGGTCCTTTCAAACTGCATAATGTCAGCAATGCAGGTATCAGATACCTGTGAAATTCTTCTTCGGGTGCAAAGTAGCTCATCACGTACGCCTTACCAGCGCGGAGAAAGATCAGCTGAAAGGATTGAACAACTCTGTCTGTTTCTATGGAGAACCATCTGAAAAGACAGTTCAGATTCGCAATTCTCACCGCACCGAAGCTTCTCTCTTTCATGAAATCCTGTCTGGTCGCAAGGAACACCTGTTCCAGACTGACGGTGGGAGCGATTTCGAACGAAACGATCTGGATCGTGCTCAAAGCACCAGCAACCTTGAACAGACCGATCTCACCCGGCCTCATCGGCTCGACTATGTAGAAAGGTTCATACACGCTCAGTGCGAGGTCCATCGCAGGAGAAATGTAAAGCGTCTGGGGAAAAAGAGCTGTC encodes the following:
- a CDS encoding ABC transporter permease, coding for MKRSKSIVEILSVVIIVLLWQLVPVPTYLLPKPSQILSELIRGKDIILRHTFVTLYEALLGYVLALILGVAIASVMFLLRSVARALLPIIVFTQTIPITVVAPIVAIWFGFGVATKVGTVAFLCFFPIVVNTYEGFRTVDREKLEFLKAHGAKWYHKLRYLYLPHTVPYTLAGMKVAITYSLTAAVIAEWMGAQAGLGIYIIRALNSFRVDRVFTAVFIIIVFTLALFYTLQFLQRKLFPWAVKLEGGG
- a CDS encoding ABC transporter substrate-binding protein; its protein translation is MKRFSLALLLMCTLAFAQQIVVVLDWYPNTNHTGLYVALEKGFFAEEGLNVSIVEPAKMSAEQMVASGNAHFGVSFQEFVTYARAEGLPVVSIAAVIQHNTSGFAWLKASGISSPRDWEGKTYGAWGTEIEEVILKTIARKYGIDWSKIKVQTVGQLDFVTGLRQKVFDFQWVFYGWEVIAAKLVGLDVEFLALKDIDEVFDYYTPVLITSEKLVQQSPELVRKFLRAVSRGYVFAKNNPEESARILLKYAPELDEKLVIESQKYLSTKYWEDSPKWGWQDERVWRRFYEWMRENNLVSEIQIEKAFTNEFLP
- a CDS encoding ABC transporter ATP-binding protein: MDERKQPGVRDSDRKSVHERIFALKVKDLRVSYDELMVIDGVDLQVEYGETVAVLGPSGCGKTTLLKALLNLVPYSGEVVLNVDRAGYMPQRDTLFEWMNCLDNVALPLFLNGTNRQQARRMAMEYLKKVQLEEWASRWVHELSGGMRQRVSLARALVTGAKFLLMDEPFSSVDAQTRRSLQLLFSDLVVKEGITVLLVTHSVEEAVFLADRIVLLSQRPAKVRKIFNVELKKPRTIEVLAEPLYQELVSLIYQEIFSSPVRSPQKQL
- a CDS encoding efflux RND transporter permease subunit, whose protein sequence is MNVARQAAKRPIAVFMLLVAIASLGVIALRKLQLELIPNIEYPYAAVFATYMGAGTEEVEQLVTEPLERIIATVPGVKRFTSVSQPGLSFILIEYDWGVDVLSASSRLERYLSLAQANLPEQVKPSVVEFDPSLIPVFVFSTEQDVDSFIDRIKRLPDVAGVEVLGRPNKRVVVKLDPEKVEQFGLDLSLMEMFLSGNAIYPMGQVKDENGNVYPITVDARFKNLDELKNAVVGFRGLTYQGLMNGQLPKLLVPIRLGQVASIEIVEEEVRGLVRVNGRAANVVAIRKRSGANTVESVRQVKKLLKELGISYTPLIDQSLYTQRAVDNLLKNLLLGLLCASLVVALFVPNFFSTMIVSFSIPVSLVVAIVLMYFFKLNFDLLTLGGLTMAVGMLVDNAIVVFENIFRHKSEGLDYLDAAAVGTREVFGAIFASTATTVIVFIPLLFTESFAATMFKYFAATLSLSLGASLVVAGVLVPAGSRWIMSKRIGVYERFRDSYRKALEKLLDKKYFVLAIVLLLLFISVFIVLNRPRSFTPRFESNTLTITMKMREQAGYERTSQLASRLEKFILDSKEKFGIESVYCEVGVTSELSQIVGGSSEDRATLYVWFRGKRSEYVKNKQLLLEELSKLELEDATLSVGESDFMSELFGYPLTVVLKGKDINDLLNEAERLSEALKQKNAGQVAIRGKATLETMLVQIDRNRSIFSGLLPGQILMEFQRRTAGQAIGVVSTQEGNLPVYVTTSQIRTIQDLENVTFKSTGGQHVPLELVANVGKRETLMSISHLDGERVVYVDVTKTDLPVSKLAKIVEETVSELGLKVDHELSGQKNSMDTLFSEFRTIIVVAAILVYMLLSAQFESLIVPLVIFTSIPVVLIALALVMLVFNYELNLPVLVGTLTLVGTVVNNAIVMASFVLQRMRSSREESFRSILTESASLRLRPILMTSLTTILALIPTALSKAEGSELESPIAWTIVFGLSVTTLFTLFVVPMLLELFLGRSNRA
- a CDS encoding amino acid racemase, translated to MKKVAGIVGGMGSLSTVDFLKKVVESTYAEKDQDHIRMIVDFNTQVPDRTTALLHNGEDPTPYLVDSVRRLQKAGADFALFVCNTAHAFLEKVQAQVDIPILNLPKLALEKLMETGIKSAWLTGTRGLIASEVYQKAAKELRFDLKIPDPFVQDSVMNVIYSVKAGRLQQAKQIWLEEVEPHLDGYVLLACTELPVVACSERVKLIDLNELWARMIVEMCGGRLK
- a CDS encoding PhoPQ-activated protein PqaA family protein; this translates as MKKIFVLLLVVLTSIALCQELFDYVRTHKEVDYSIVSEKTTESGFKIVRVLLKSQTWREFEWEHDVLIVIPPTVEFENVAVLYITGDFDPTKAQEVEDYLWIAEKFGAPFVVLGDVPNQPIFGLREDNLIAHTFVQYIETDDPTWPLLFPMTTSAVAAMDMVQEMLNVERFLLTGASKRGWTTWLTAVVDERVFAIAPIVFDNLNFAKQLEQQLKMYGDYSKSISPYVERGLPRYVHTENGQKLLKMVDPYSYKDQLKMPKYIVNATNDEYWTIYSSMLYFFDLPGQNYILYVPNNSHGIKNIPYVIDNASSFFKLALKNALPSVNFEILDGKIVVKQNPAIRQVYLHRAVSDTTDFRKSLWLRFPVLPEEGVYSISVEPPANRHVAYYAEIVLEVEGLTLSVCTPGVYR